In the genome of Mixta calida, the window CAAGCGTGAAGTGCTGAGGCTCTGTCGCCAGCGCTACCTGCGCCAGCGCCGCAGCGAGAAAGCGCCGCAGCCGGAAGAACCGCAACAGCCGTCACTCTTTTGATATTTCCCGCTTTTTTTCCCTGGCGTCGGCGTATACTGCCGTTCCTGACACTGAGCTGCAAAGGTAAATAAAATGATTGAACGCGTACGTATTGCGCCCCAGGGCCCGGAATTCTCCCGTATGGTGATGGGCTACTGGCGGCTAATGGAATGGCAGATGGCGCCGCAGCAGCTGGTGGGCTTTATTGAACAGCATCTTGATCTGGGCGTCACCACCGTCGATCATGCGGATATTTATGGCGACTACCAATGTGAAGCCGCCTTCGGCGCCGCGTTGCGGCTGGCCCCTGCGCTGCGCGCGCGTATGGAGCTGGTCACCAAGTGCGGCATCGCCACCACCGCCAAACCGGAAAACGCGCTTGGTCACTATATTACCGATGGCGCGCATATCATCCGCAGCGCGGAAAATTCCCTGCGGCACTTCGGTACCGACTATCTCGATCTGCTGCTGATCCACCGCCCCGATCCGCTGATGGATGCGGATGAGGTGGCGGAAGCCTTTACCGCGCTGCATCAGAGCGGCAAGGTGCGACATTTCGGCGTCTCTAACTTTACGCCGGCGCAGTTTGCGCTGTTACAGTCAAGGCTGCCGTTTACGCTCGCCACCAACCAGGTGGAGATTTCGCCGCTGCGTCAGGACACGCTGCTGGACGGCACGCTCGATCAGTGTCAACAGCTGCGCATTAAACCGATGGCCTGGTCCTGCCTGGGCGGTGGCCAGCTGTTCAGCGCGGAGCGTTTCTCGCCACTGCGCGCTGAACTGCGCGCGATCGCCGAAGAGACGGGCGCCGCCTCGATAGAGCAGGTGGTTTATGCCTGGGTAATGCGTTTACCGTCGGCGCCGCTGCCGATTATCGGCTCCGGTAAAATCGAACGCGTGCGCGCCGCGCTGGATGCGCTGTCGCTTCAGCTGAATCGTCAGCAGTGGTTTCGCATTCGCAAAGCGGCGCTGGGCTACGACGTGCCGTAAAGAAACGCAAAAAAAAACGCCGCCGTTCGATCAAATGTGAAAATCCGTCCAGGCTTTAGGTAGAACCCCGACATACCTCAGGAGGCTGGATGAAACACTACGGTTTAGCGGCGCTGACGCTGCTGATAGCTGGCTATGCGCAGGCGGCGAGCCAGGAGGTCACGTTACATAACCTGACCAAAGAAGGCATCGGCGAATCGGTGGGAACGGTCAAAATCGATGAAACCGCGTATGGGCTGACCTTTACGCCAGCGCTCTCCCATCTGCCGGCGGGCATTCATGGCTTCCATGTCCATGCGAACGGCAGCTGCGAACCTGCTGTCACCGACGGAAAAACCGTACCGGGCGGCGCGGCGGGCGGGCACTTCGATCCGCAAAACAGCGGTAAGCATCTTGGCCCCTGGGCTGAAGGACACTTAGGCGATCTGCCGGCGCTCTACGTCACACAGGATGGCCGTGCCGACTATCCCGTTCTGGCGCCGCGTTTGAAAAAAATCAGTGAGATTTCTGGCCGGGCGCTGATGGTGCATATGGGCGGCGATAATCACAGCGACCATCCCAAACCGTTGGGCGGCGGCGGCGATCGTTACGCCTGTGGTGTGATTAAATAGGGCAATGGCGCTTCGCGTTGCGATCGTTCTCGCACAAATAACAGTGGGACGACCGCAGCGCATAATATTTTGCCGCATGAGGCCAATTCTTTGTTTATTATCAGCATATTTCAACCATCTCGACGCTACTCTTTTCTTTGCGCTGTTGCACCACTGGCGGGCAGTGAGATGAGCGGGGCACGGCGTTGCGCTTTAAGACGATGCCCATTGTTGTCATGCGCATGTCGGAGATGATGGTCGTGGCGAAGGCGGTTTATGCCGTTTCTGGACGTAAGGAAGAAAATCAGAGAAGTGCGTAGAAGCGGGGAGTGAAAGGAGAAGAAACCGCCGCTGCCGCCCGATTGCAGGG includes:
- the sodC gene encoding superoxide dismutase family protein, which translates into the protein MKHYGLAALTLLIAGYAQAASQEVTLHNLTKEGIGESVGTVKIDETAYGLTFTPALSHLPAGIHGFHVHANGSCEPAVTDGKTVPGGAAGGHFDPQNSGKHLGPWAEGHLGDLPALYVTQDGRADYPVLAPRLKKISEISGRALMVHMGGDNHSDHPKPLGGGGDRYACGVIK
- a CDS encoding aldo/keto reductase, with the translated sequence MIERVRIAPQGPEFSRMVMGYWRLMEWQMAPQQLVGFIEQHLDLGVTTVDHADIYGDYQCEAAFGAALRLAPALRARMELVTKCGIATTAKPENALGHYITDGAHIIRSAENSLRHFGTDYLDLLLIHRPDPLMDADEVAEAFTALHQSGKVRHFGVSNFTPAQFALLQSRLPFTLATNQVEISPLRQDTLLDGTLDQCQQLRIKPMAWSCLGGGQLFSAERFSPLRAELRAIAEETGAASIEQVVYAWVMRLPSAPLPIIGSGKIERVRAALDALSLQLNRQQWFRIRKAALGYDVP